The Camelus dromedarius isolate mCamDro1 chromosome 17, mCamDro1.pat, whole genome shotgun sequence DNA window CACCGTGTGCTACAAGCCCTTGCGGGGGTGCTGGCTGTCGGGATGAAGATGGGCAGCCCCGCTGTGGGGGCCTCAGCTGCAGTGGGGCAGCAGCCATGGCGGACCTGGCCCTGGGCCGGGCCCGCCACACACAGGCAGAGCTGCAGCGGGCACTGGCAGAAGGTGGTGGCATCCTCAGCCAGGTAGCTGAGACCCGTCGGCAGGCAGGCGAAGCACAGCAGCGGGCCCAGGCAGCCCTGGACAAGGCTAATGCTTCCAGGGGACAGGCGGAACAGGCCAACCAGGAACTGCGGGAACTTATCCAGAGTGTGAAGGACTTCCTCAGCCGTGAGCCTCCCTTGTGGCCCAGGCCATGTGGTGTTTCCCCTGTGTCTGTGTTCATATGTGGGTCAGGGCCTGCATTGTACCTGTGTTTATGGTCACAAATGGGCAAGAGCTCATGTCTGGACCCTGAGCCCTTGTCCATATGTGGTCCAGAAGTCGACAGCCCTGAATTTATGTCCCATGTTTAGTCCCTGTCATTGTGGTTATGTCCTTATGCCTGTTAGCAATCCCTACCCCATGTGTGGTCCCTGAGTACATACCCCAAGATTGTGTCCCCATGCCTGTGCTGGGGAATCTGTGTCCCTAAGCTCTTACCTATGTTCCCATAGAGGAGGGGGCTGATCCTGATAGCATTGAGATGGTGGCCACACGGGTGCTAGAGCTCTCCATCCCAGCATCACCTGAGCAGATCCAGCACCTGGCGGGTGAGATTGCAGAGCGGGTCCGGAGCTTGGCAGATGTGGACACCATTCTGGCGCGTACTGTGGGAGACGTCCGTCAGGCAGAGCAGCTACTGAAGGATGCACGGCGGGCACGGTGTGACCCCGACCTTAGACCCCATTCTTGACACTTCCTGATACTTGCAGGCCctgatttcctttcttcctcaggaGCCGGGCTGAGGGTGAGAAACAGAAGGCAGAGACAGTACAGGAGGCACTGGAGGAGGCCCAGCGGGCACAAGGTGCTGCTCAGGGTGCAATCCAGGGGGCAGTGGTTGACACACAGGACACAGAGCAGACCCTGCACCAGGTATGGTCTCTCTGGGACATCAGTGGGGCAAGGTTATGGGTGTGCCGCATAGACCTTTTTAACCCTGGGCCCATTCATGGCAGGTGCAGGAGAGGATGGCAGGTGCAGAGCAGGCACTGAGCTCTGCAGGCGAGCGGGCTCAGCAATTGGATGGTCTCCTGGAAGCTCTTAAGTTGAAACGAGCAGGGAATAGCCTGGCAGCCTCTAGTGCTGAAGAAACAGCAGGCAGTGCCCAGGGTCGTGCCAGGGAAGCTGAACAGGTGGGTTGTGGCAGAGCCAGTTGGAAGAGGGTAGGGGTAGAGGCTCGGCTTCTACTGGGCCACCACCCTGACCCTGCCCTTTATATCTGCAGCTGCTGCAGGGCCCACTAAGTGACCAGTACCAGACAGTGAAGGCCCTGGCTGAGCGCAAGGCCCAGGGTGTGCTGGCTGCGCAGGCACGGGCAGAGCAACTGCGGGATGAGGCTCGGAGCTTGCTGCAAGCTGCTCAAGACAAGCTACAGCGGCTGCAAGgtgaggatgggggtgggtgggctccAGAGATGTGGGCCTCAGGGAGTAGGCCCCTTCAGCTGAGATCTGTCTCTCCTAGAGCTGGAAGGCACTTATGAGGAGAACGAGCGGGCTTTGGAGGGCAAAGCGGCTCAACTAGACGGGCTGGAGGCCAGGATGCGCAGCGTGCTTCAGGCCATCAACTTGCAGGTCCAGATCTACAACACCTGCCAGTGACCCTTGTCCGAGGACTACCCCAGACCTCAGTCCCCAGTCTCTCCCTGCACGCATTACTGCCTGTGCATGGAACAGTCCCCAGCCTGGCAAGGCCCCCAATAAACCGGTGTGAATCCCTACTGTGTGGTCTGGACTCTGATTTGGAGAGGGCGGGGTCTCTGGGCGGAACCTCGGGGCTGCCATCAGCCTGGGCCCCCGGCAACGCCGAGGCACCGGAGCCCCGCCTCCTCCGTTCGGCCCGCCCCGGAGCTGCCCGTCGCCGCGTGCCCGCTCCCGCAGGAAGTGCGTCACGGGCTCTGCGTTCAGCCTCCCGCGGCCACTAGAAGTCGAAACAAAACAAGCAGCTGAGGCGGTGGCGGCGGTGCCGGGACGGGGGAGGGGCGCGCCGGAACCGGAACCGACTTGACGCCGGAACCGGAACCGAGAGCGGGTTGCCAGGGCCCGAAGAGGGctggcggctgcggcggcggcggcctcgCTCGGTGAGTTGGGCGGGCCGCTGCTCGCCTGTCTCGCCAGAGCCGGGAGGCCGCGACGCGGGCCCGGGGTGGCCTGTTCAAGGTCACGGGCCGTGCCAGCCTCCATCCCTCGAGCCCTGCGGCGTGCCGGGCCCACTGATGCAGGCGGGGCCGTTGCGCTACTCCCGTGGCCGTCCTCCCGCTTCGGAGAGTGCTGGCGGCGAGCGAGGgcggcttcctggaggaggtggtggcgggCCCAGGGTTcggaggctggagctggggcgCAGCCCGGCTGGGGCGCTGGTCAGTCGTCAGTAACCCCGCGCCGCCGTATTAGGCCGGCTTGGGTCTCTAGGCAGCCCCTTTCCCTCCTCGATGTCCCAGGAGGTTAGGGGAGGGACGCGACCTTCGACTGGGGCTTGGGTGCAAAGAGGCGGAGGATGTCCACTCCTCATTCTCTTAACCTGTCGTCATTGAAGATCCAGCCCACTAGTCCCACATCTGACCCATAGAAGGATATCTACACCCACCTTTCCCCCCGCCCACACACTCACGTATCCAAACCCTGGGGAACACAGACTAGTAACTATCTGTCCTGCTACTGTCTCAAGCCAGGCTTGAGGCTGCCAGGGGTCGTGATCCATGATTCATCCCCGCCTTTATCTCAGTTTTGATAACTTTATTTTGGATGGAGAAACAGCCCAGAATCCACTGGTGGGTCTGTGGGAAACTGGGCAGAAAGCCTCTTCCCTGGCTCAGCGCTGATGAGTAAGTGGacctgggaaggaaggagataatGTCTGTTTCAGTCTCTAACTGGATGCCCGCCCTGCCTTGGCTCTGGGGCAGGGTTGCTGCTGAAAGGGTAATGTGACATCTGAACACCGTTTTCACCCTAGCTTTTGCAGGCCCCTCTCTGCATGGTACAGCAGCTGGAGAGAGGAATCTCtccagatgcagaaaaagaagaagaagaagaagaaaaaaaaaaaaaaaaaaaccctatgcaGTGGAAAGAAGCAGGTTCAGAGGAGGGTGGGAACTGGCAGGTGGCAGATGGGGTGCCTTAACTTCAGGACCTTGCCTGGGCAGTGGTAGCACCTGGGCTGGGCCTGTTTTCAGCCACAGAGCCTGGTCCTCCTGCTGCTTGGTTGTCTGGCTCCTCCTTTTCTGCCTTCGTCTTCTACCTCCTACGTCTCGGCTGGTGACTAAGCAGCCAGTGAGAGTGAAGGAAAAGTGAGCACCCTGCTCAGAGTGCCAGCCCTGTGGGCTGGAGCCATGGCTCTTCTCCAGACTGATGATGGAGCCTGGTCCCAGGTCATGGCTGCCTTGACCTGGCACCTCCTCAGTGAGGCTACTCTTTTTGTGGGTCTGTATGGCAAGCATCTAGGAGTCTCAGCCAGAATTGGTTGCTGCTACTTGCATTGTTTATTCCACCTTCTGAATAGTCTAAGAGTACTCAGGGGTATACCAGGTGATGGTGGGATATTGCTCTGTAGGGTTAGAAGTGTCCCAGGTTGTCTAGCCCTGGCTGTAACCAAGGAGCAAATTGTTGGTCCTTTGTAGTAATCACTGGTCACCTTCTCGTTAGGCTGTCAGTTCCTTGCTGGAGAATTTGGCCACAAAGAGTTGCCAAGATAGCTGGGCCAGGAAGAAAGCGCCGTAGCCCTGACCCAGACGCCGTTGCCGACCCCGGGGCACTCTGGCTGTCGACCAAGCGGCTCAAGATGTCTGGTGGGGCCAGCGCCACAGGCCCAAGGAGAGGACCCCCAGGACTGGAGGAGGCCACCAGTAAGAAGAAGCAGAAAGATCGAGCAAACCAGGAGAGCAAGGATGGAGATCCTAGGAGAGGTGGTAGTGGCATTCCCAGAGTGCTTGTGgccttctcctcctttcctgtTGAGTATACAGAGTGGGGGTTGGGAGATGACTTTTTTTGCTGTTCCTTCCATCCTGGTCTGATGCTGAGAGGACCTGTGCAGCCTAGGTAGAGCCTCAGCTTTGAGGTTGGGGTACTTGGCTGAAAACCTAAAGATGGTGCTTGGTGGAGTGGCAGGGTCTTGGAGACTGCCTGCCCATCATCGTTTCCCTGTTCTTTCCTTTGTTGTCAGGTTCAGCATCTTCTCCTCGGGAGGAACAAACCAAAGAAGGTGAGTAATGAATAGGCCTTTTGGATGCTGGACTGCTAGAGGAGAGGATGGGGCACTGGGGATAAAGCCCTTATCTAGAACAGCCCATTAGGGCTGGGTGTCTGCTACCTGCTTATCCCCATCAGAATATCACAGAGACCCTCACAGTCTCTTTGGCACTCCTCTACAGAATTGTTACTCGATTGGAGGCAGAGTGCTGATGAGGTAATTGTCAAGCTGCGTGTGGGAGCTGGTCCCCTGCGACTGGAGGAGGTAGATGCTGCTTTCACAGACACGGACTGTGTAGTGCGGCTTCCAGGTATGTCCATCTGCTCCAAGCTTAGCAGTATATTTGATTCCTTTGATATCCCCTACCCTTGCTCACTGCTCCCACTCTGTCACCAGGTGGTCGGCAATGGGGTGGTGTTTTCTATGCTGAGATAGAAAGTTCCTGCACTAAAGTGCAGGCTCGCAAAGGCGGCCTCTTGCAACTGTCACTGCCCAAGAAGGTGCCTCTGCTCACGTGGCCCTCTCTCCTGGTAAGTTCCAGAGCAGGGTAGGGTAGGGATACCCTGTGTAGATGACAGGGCCTAACTGCTGTATCTTTGGCAGAAGAAACCTCTAGGGACCCAGGAGTTGGTGCCAGGGCTGCGGTGCCAGGAGAATGGGCAGGAGCCATCTCCCATTTCCCTGGAGCCAGGCCCTGAGCCCCGCCGGGTTAAGCAGGAGGCTCGGAACCAGAAGCGGGCCCAGGGCCGAGGTGAGGTAGGCGCAGGGGCTGgccctggggcccaggcaggACCCAGTGCCAAGAGGGCTGTGCATCTCCGCAGAGGGCCAGAGGGGGAAGGATCCAGAGATGGCCCTGGGCCCCGGGGCGATGCCCCACCCTTCCTCGCTGAGCCAGCCACCCAGGTGAGAATGGGGTGCCTGCTTGGGAGttgggaggtgaggaagaagggTGTGAACTGCAGTGGGGGCCTCATGCCAGACTCAGTGCTGATCCTGCCCACAATCTTGCCATGAACAGGCTGAGGCTGAGGAACAGCTCCGTGTACCACCACTGAACCCCCAGACCTGCCTCCTGGGCTCAGAGGAGAACCTAGCGCTTTTAACAGGAGAGAAGGCAGTGTCCCCCAGGAATGACCCAGTGTCCCCAGCCATGGCCCGGAGCAGAGACCCTGAGAAAGGTGACCATTCCAAAGAGGAGATGGCAGTGGCAGCAGATGCTGCAACCTTGGTGGATGGTAAAGGTGGGGCAGGGACTGGGCAGACAGAGCTCTAGGTTGGATTGCAAGGTTGGTGGCGGGTGGGGAGTAGAATAGCAACAGGCTGGAACTTGTACTGGGTGGTGCTGAGCTGTGGTCTCGATGTAGAGCCTGAGTCCATGGTGAACCTGGCATTTGTCAAGAATGACTCGTATGAGAAGGGGCCGGACTCAGTGGTGGTGCACGTGTACGTGAAGGAAATCCGCAGGGACACCTCTCGAGTGCTTTTCCGCGAGCAGGACTTCACGCTTATCTTCCAGACCAGGTGGGTGGGTAGGCAGACACACAGGGCAGACAGTGTGTTTCCAGCAGGACAGTGTATCTTACactcttcctcctgccctgcccctgctctgcctcTACAGGGACGGAAACTTCCTAAGACTGCACCCAGGCTGTGGGCCCCACACCATCTTCCGCTGGCAGGTGAAGCTCAGGTGGGTGGTGCCCGGCCCCACCACTGTTCCTGTCCCACCCTGGGTTCTATCTCCCTGGCCCGTCCAGCTAGATAACCCCTCCACCTAAGTTCCTGAGTTCAGCCTTTTCCTGCAGGAACCTGATTGAGCCAGAGCAGTGCGCCTTCTGCTTCACAGCCTCTCGCATCGACATTTGCCTCCGTAAGCGGCAGAGTCAGCGCTGGGGGGGCCTGGAGGCCCCTGCTGCACGAGGTCTGCACACGAGCTCCCTTCATTGCCCAGTCTTCAAGACCAGGACCCCCATCCCTTGCCGCATGCTGCTAACCACCAGCCCTCTTGTTCCCCCTTTTTAAGGTGCAGTGGGTGGTGCAAAGGTTGCAGTGCCGACAGGTCCAACCCCTCTGGATTCAACCCCACCGGgaggtgccccccaccccctgacaGGCCAGGAAGAAGCCCGAGCAGTGGAGAAGGAGAAACCCAAGGCTCGATCTGAGGACACAGGCCTGGATGGTGTGGCAGCCCGCACCCCCGTGGAGCATGTAGCCCCAAAGCCAGAGCCACACCTGGCTTCGGTAAGAATCCTGTGGTAGGGAGGGCCAAGGATGAAGGCTAGAGAGCCTCAGGGCTGCTCTCTCACGCCCCTCTTGCTCTCACAGCCCAAGCCTACGTGTATGGTGCCTCCAATGCCTCACAGCCCGGTGAGTGGAGACagtgtggaggaagaggaggaggaagagaagaaggtgTGTCTGCCGGGCTTCACTGGCCTCGTCAATCTAGGCAACACCTGCTTCATGAACAGCGTCATTCAGTCTCTGTCCAACACTCGGGAGCTGCGGGATTTCTTCCACGGTGAGAGCAGGGCCTGGAGCCCTGGGGATGGGATACCTTCCCTTGCTCATACATCTACTTGGTTGCTGTCCCTAGACCGCTCCTTTGAAGCTGAGATCAACTACAACAACCCACTGGGGACTGGTGGGCGTTTGGCCATTGGCTTTGCTGTGCTGCTCCGGGCACTGTGGAAGGGAACCCACCATGCCTTCCAGCCCTCCAAATTGAAGGTGAACTGTGGCTATTCCTACCCTTATCTGGAGAGGGCGGGAAGGGCCAGGCAGCTGGGggcatggaggtgctggggttcCATGCTCACACCTTGCTCTTGCATCCAGGCCATTGTGGCGAGCAAGGCGAGCCAGTTCACAGGCTATGCACAGCATGATGCCCAGGAGTTCATGGCTTTCCTGCTGGATGGGCTACATGAGGACCTGAACCGCATTCAGAATAAGCCCTACACGGAGACCGTGGACTCAGACGGGCGGCCTGATGAGGTCAGGGtttggggtggaggagggcaTGCACATCCCAGTCTCCGGGTCTCCTTAGTCCTCAACACTCTACTCTTCAGGTGGTAGCTGAGGAAGCCTGGCAGCGGCACAAGATGAGGAATGACTCTTTCATCGTGGACCTATTTCAGGGCCAGTACAAGTCGAAGCTGGTGTGCCCTGTGTGTGCTAAGGTGTGATGGGCTCCCCTTGGAAGGCCCCCTCGCTTGGCCTAGCTAGCCTGGTCAGATCGGGGTCAGAGGCATGTGCACTTTTAGGTGCTGCAGGGCAAGATTTGGTCAAAAAAGCTAAGGGGAAGGCCTTAGGCCCTATGTGGGCTGCAGAGGTGAGGCTGGGTAGGCTTCCTGACCGAGTTATAAGTGATGTTTGGGTGACGAAAGGTGAAGTATGGGGTATGAGCAAGATTGGAAAAGCACATGGGGTGCAGGTCAGCGGCAAATTGATAAAGTGGCTCTGCTGGGCAGGGCCTCAAGTGACGGAAACAGGGATTGTTGTCTTCTAATGGCTCTCCTGGTCCATCTAGTGTTCTCAAGTCTGAGTGTTTGCTGGTTGGCCTTGAGGACCTGAGAGCCATCCAAAGGCCTGGATTGGGCTCTCAGGGCATGAGCATCCTGCCCCCCATTCCTAGTGTGGCCACCCAGTGCCACCGGTGTATTTGCAGGTCTCCATCACTTTTGACCCATTCCTGTACCTGCCAGTCCCCTTGCCACAGAAGCAAAAGGTTCTCCCTGTCTTCTATTTTGCCCGGGAGCCCCACAGCAAGCCCATCAAGGTGAGAAGAAAGCCTGTACTTCTGGGCTATCCCAGAGACCCTGGCCCCTTCCACCATGGACTCTACTCTTGTCACCACAGTTTCTGGTGAGCATCAGCAAGGAGAACTCCAGTGCAAGTGAAGTGTTGGACTCCCTTTCGCAGAGTGTCCACGTGAAGCCTGAGAACCTGCGTCTGGCTGAGGTCTGTCTGTTCTTCCTTTGTGGACACGTGAATGTGTTTACAGCATGCAGTTTCGTGTGTATGGTCATTAGTCTCTGTACACGTATGCACAAATGTGCGTGACCCCACAGAGACAGGTGCTGTGCTATCAGTTGAGGCATGGCTGAAACCAGGCATTTGGGCTTTGCAACCAAGTTGCCCACAGTTCCCAGCTGTCATGAGGGTTTACTCTCCACCTTTTGGTGGTACTTCTGACTGCTCTTCCCTCATCAAAGGAGCTTGAGCTGCAGGACTATTTCTGCCAGCTATGGTTCTCCCTTCATTCTACTTGTCCCTCTTATTTTCCCAGGTCTGTGTGCTGGTTTTCCCCAAAGGTTCCTAGCCTGTAGCCTGGCAGTGTCCTTTTTCTCAAGGGAATAGAGGTGGGGCAGAGTCTTCTGGAATGTGGCCCCTCCATAGTCTCAGCCAGCCCACTGGTTGACACAGGGTAGAGGCCCTCGGTGTGAAGAGTTGCTGTGGTTGATAGCTGTTCCAGGCCTGGTCTTTCAGGCTCCTTGTTCCATTGGGCACTGAGGCTGGTGCCAACAGAGGCATATTCTTCTTCTGGGTTGCATTCTCTACCCTGCACCCATAGACCCAAGGTCAAGGCCAAGTTttcttgtgctttggggcaggGCTAGAGAAAGGGCTTGTCCTCACATAGGATCTATGTGTTCTGTCCCCAGGTGATTAAGAATCGCTTCCACCGTGTGTTCTTGCCCTCCCACTCACTGGACACTGTGTCCCCTTCTGACACGCTCCTCTGCTTTGAGCTGCTATCTCCAGAGTTGGCTAAGGAGCGGGTGGTGGTGCTAGAGGTGCAGCAGGTGAGTGGGGGCCGACCTGATGGCACGGGGCCCTGGTGGGAGGGGGAGCATTCCCACCTGGCCTGGCCTTGCTGAGCCAGACCACCCACCCTAGCGTCCCCAGGTGCCCAGCGTCCCCATCTCCAAGTGTGCAGCCTGCCAGCGGAAGCAGCAGTCAGAGGATGAGAAGCTGAAGCGCTGTACCCGGTGCTACCGCGTGGGCTACTGTAACCAGTGAGGATCCCCGTggcctcccccatccctcctcacCACCTTTCACTTGGCCACCCTACCTCTTCTTCGCATAAAGACCCATATGTTTTAAGCCCTCCACCCGCCACCCCACTGGACACAACCTttgggaggcagggctggcatACCCAGTTTCCAGGGCCAGATGTTAGCCCTAGCGTAGAGCTTGGGCTAAAGCCCCGTTcttgcctccctctttcctttagaCTCTGCCAGAAAACCCACTGGCCTGACCACAAGGGCCTCTGCCGCCCTGAGAACATTGGCTACCCTTTTTTGGTCAGTGTACCTGCCTCACGCCTCACTTATGCCCGTCTTGCTCAGTTGCTAGAGGGCTATGCCCGGTAAGTGCCCAGTGGTTGTGTTAAGGTGGGGTAGCTGCAGGGGCACAGGTGCCAGACAGACTGGTTTGGATTATTTTTGCTCTGCTGCTTGTCTCCAGGTACTCTGTGAGTGTGTTCCAGCCACCCTTCCAGCCTGGCCGCATGGCCTTGGAGTCCCAGGGCCCTGGTTGCACCACGCTGCTCTCTACTAGCTCATTGGAGGCTGGGGACAGTGAGAGAGACCCTATTCAGCCACCTGAGCTCCAGTTGGTGACCCCCGTGGCTGAAGGGGACACAGGGGTTCCCCGGGCATGGACATCTCCTGATCGGGGCCCTGTGCCCAGCACCAGTGGCGTTTCTTCTGAAGTGCTGGCCAGTGGGCCCATTGAAGTTGGCTCCTTGCCTGCTGGTGAGAGGATGTCCCGGCCTGAAGGTAAAAGTCTGGGGAAAGACTCTGGAGCTGGGGTAGGGGAGGTTGGGGGAAGCTTGTTTAGGCCGTGGTAGACAGGGAAGCTCTGATTATCATGTTCTCTCACAGCTGCTGTGCCTGGGTACCAACACCCAAGTGAAGCCATGAATGCCCACACACCCCagttctttatctataaaattgaCGCAACTAACCGAGAGCAGCGGCTAGAAGACAAAGGTGTCTGAGGCTGTGGGAGGGAGCCCTAGGGTGGGTTGGGCTAGCTACTCTTCACAGATGCATGACTCCCTTCCCTGCCTGTTTCCAGGAGATACCCCACTAGAGTTGGGTGATGACTGCAGCCTGGCTCTGGTCTGGCGGAACAATGAGCGCCTGCAGGAATTTGTGTTGGTAGCCTCCAAGGAGCTGGAATGTGCAGAGGATCCAGGCTCTGCCGGTGAGGCTGCCCGCGCTGGCCACTTCACTCTGGACCAGTGCCTGAACCTCTTCACGCGGCCTGAGGTGCTGGCACCTGAGGAGGCTTGGTGAGGACAGGGCAGCAGGCAagtggtggggcagggtggagtGGAGGTCTGCTGATCTTGACCCCACCTCTGTCCTCATCAGGTACTGCCCACAGTGCAAACAACACCGCGAGGCCTCCAAGCAGCTGCTGCTGTGGCGCCTGCCCAATGTGCTCATCGTGCAGCTCAAGCGCTTCTCCTTCCGTAGTTTCATCTGGCGTGACAAGATCAATGACTTGGTGGAGTTCCCTGTTCGGTGAGCGTCGGGCCCTTGTGACTGTAGTCGGGGCGTGGGGGTCAAGGTAGGCATCCTGGGCACCTGTTGACCGTCTTACCTCTCTCTGGCTGGCCCTGCAGGAACCTGGACCTGAGCAAGTTCTGCATCGGTCAGAAAGAGGAGCAGCTGCCCAGCTACGACCTGTATGCTGTCATCAACCACTATGGAGGCATGATCGGTGGCCACTATACCGCCTGTGCACGCCTGCCCAATGACCGCAGCAGCCAGCGCAGCGACGTGGGTGAGGGCGCACAGCCAGCAGGATAGGTGGTAGGGGTGGTGGTGCAGCTTATGTTCACACTCTTCCCACCTCGCTACAGGCTGGCGCTTGTTTGATGACAGCACGGTGACAACGGTAGACGAGAGCCAGGTCGTGACGCGTTATGCCTATGTACTCTTCTACCGCCGGCGGAACTCTCCTGTGGAGAGGCCCCCCCGGGCAGGTCACTCTGAGCACCACCCTGACCTAGGCCCTGCAGCTGAGTCTGCTGCCAGCCAGGTGAGGCATGGGGGAGGCTTCGCAGGCCAGTGGGGCTCAACTCACAgatgggtgggggcggggcacaACTTCCTCTCTTCCAGCCATAGACCCCCAGAACCTTGGGATTTGTGAGAGCTGCAGACAGGGTTCCCTTATAGCAGAGCCTTAGCCTGAGGGGTCCCCAGACTGTAGGGACACTTACAGAGGTCATGCACACCAACATGCTGCCATCGATGTGCCCATAGGCACCCACTTGGGATGGGCCAAGGAGCTGCTCCGAACTTCACTGGGTACAGTGCCGTGAACAGACTGTACCTGACACCCTCCCAACTTTCCCTCTGCACATCCCCCCACATGCTAGCCCACAGACCCTCACTTGTGATCGTCCCTGTTCTGATGTGCACTCTGGACAGGGCCTATCCAGCAGGCCATAGCCTAGTGTGGCTGTCACCCTCTCTGAGGTGAGCGTCTGTCCCCACTGAGCCTTCAGGATCTTCTTCATACTGACGTGGGGTGCCATAGGCCTGGTTGGTGGGCAAAGCCGCATCTCTGTTCCAGACTGGTCTCCTTGCTGCCCTCTCTTCTCTTGATCTCTCTATGCTCAGACTCAGAGAAATTGCTGAAGACAGTGGTCAAGATCTGGACATAGGTGGGAGGGTGGCACCTGGGCTTGGCAGCTCTATTCTCCATGAGCCAGTCCCTTCTGTGGGAAGCCTGGACTAAAAAACTGACCAGTTAACCCCCTCACTCCTCCCCCCCCACCAGAAGTTGCATGTCGATTGGGGAGCTTGTTGAGGTCAAAATGCTGTCAAGATTCACCTTCTGTGGTGCTCTGTCTAGACAACCCTGCAAATGGCGCACTT harbors:
- the USP19 gene encoding ubiquitin carboxyl-terminal hydrolase 19 isoform X14 codes for the protein MEKQPRIHWWVCGKLGRKPLPWLSADELSVPCWRIWPQRVAKIAGPGRKRRSPDPDAVADPGALWLSTKRLKMSGGASATGPRRGPPGLEEATSKKKQKDRANQESKDGDPRRGGSASSPREEQTKEELLLDWRQSADEVIVKLRVGAGPLRLEEVDAAFTDTDCVVRLPGGRQWGGVFYAEIESSCTKVQARKGGLLQLSLPKKVPLLTWPSLLKPLGTQELVPGLRCQENGQEPSPISLEPGPEPRRVKQEARNQKRAQGRGEVGAGAGPGAQAGPSAKRAVHLRRGPEGEGSRDGPGPRGDAPPFLAEPATQAEAEEQLRVPPLNPQTCLLGSEENLALLTGEKAVSPRNDPVSPAMARSRDPEKEPESMVNLAFVKNDSYEKGPDSVVVHVYVKEIRRDTSRVLFREQDFTLIFQTRDGNFLRLHPGCGPHTIFRWQVKLRNLIEPEQCAFCFTASRIDICLRKRQSQRWGGLEAPAARGAVGGAKVAVPTGPTPLDSTPPGGAPHPLTGQEEARAVEKEKPKARSEDTGLDGVAARTPVEHVAPKPEPHLASPKPTCMVPPMPHSPVSGDSVEEEEEEEKKVCLPGFTGLVNLGNTCFMNSVIQSLSNTRELRDFFHDRSFEAEINYNNPLGTGGRLAIGFAVLLRALWKGTHHAFQPSKLKAIVASKASQFTGYAQHDAQEFMAFLLDGLHEDLNRIQNKPYTETVDSDGRPDEVVAEEAWQRHKMRNDSFIVDLFQGQYKSKLVCPVCAKVSITFDPFLYLPVPLPQKQKVLPVFYFAREPHSKPIKFLVSISKENSSASEVLDSLSQSVHVKPENLRLAEVIKNRFHRVFLPSHSLDTVSPSDTLLCFELLSPELAKERVVVLEVQQRPQVPSVPISKCAACQRKQQSEDEKLKRCTRCYRVGYCNQLCQKTHWPDHKGLCRPENIGYPFLVSVPASRLTYARLAQLLEGYARYSVSVFQPPFQPGRMALESQGPGCTTLLSTSSLEAGDSERDPIQPPELQLVTPVAEGDTGVPRAWTSPDRGPVPSTSGVSSEVLASGPIEVGSLPAGERMSRPEAAVPGYQHPSEAMNAHTPQFFIYKIDATNREQRLEDKGDTPLELGDDCSLALVWRNNERLQEFVLVASKELECAEDPGSAGEAARAGHFTLDQCLNLFTRPEVLAPEEAWYCPQCKQHREASKQLLLWRLPNVLIVQLKRFSFRSFIWRDKINDLVEFPVRNLDLSKFCIGQKEEQLPSYDLYAVINHYGGMIGGHYTACARLPNDRSSQRSDVGWRLFDDSTVTTVDESQVVTRYAYVLFYRRRNSPVERPPRAGHSEHHPDLGPAAESAASQGLGPGQAPEVAPTRTAPERFAPPVDRPAPTYSNMEEVD
- the USP19 gene encoding ubiquitin carboxyl-terminal hydrolase 19 isoform X4; the protein is MEKQPRIHWWVCGKLGRKPLPWLSADELSVPCWRIWPQRVAKIAGPGRKRRSPDPDAVADPGALWLSTKRLKMSGGASATGPRRGPPGLEEATSKKKQKDRANQESKDGDPRRGGSASSPREEQTKEELLLDWRQSADEVIVKLRVGAGPLRLEEVDAAFTDTDCVVRLPGGRQWGGVFYAEIESSCTKVQARKGGLLQLSLPKKVPLLTWPSLLKKPLGTQELVPGLRCQENGQEPSPISLEPGPEPRRVKQEARNQKRAQGRGEVGAGAGPGAQAGPSAKRAVHLRRGPEGEGSRDGPGPRGDAPPFLAEPATQAEAEEQLRVPPLNPQTCLLGSEENLALLTGEKAVSPRNDPVSPAMARSRDPEKEPESMVNLAFVKNDSYEKGPDSVVVHVYVKEIRRDTSRVLFREQDFTLIFQTRDGNFLRLHPGCGPHTIFRWQVKLRNLIEPEQCAFCFTASRIDICLRKRQSQRWGGLEAPAARVGGAKVAVPTGPTPLDSTPPGGAPHPLTGQEEARAVEKEKPKARSEDTGLDGVAARTPVEHVAPKPEPHLASPKPTCMVPPMPHSPVSGDSVEEEEEEEKKVCLPGFTGLVNLGNTCFMNSVIQSLSNTRELRDFFHDRSFEAEINYNNPLGTGGRLAIGFAVLLRALWKGTHHAFQPSKLKAIVASKASQFTGYAQHDAQEFMAFLLDGLHEDLNRIQNKPYTETVDSDGRPDEVVAEEAWQRHKMRNDSFIVDLFQGQYKSKLVCPVCAKCGHPVPPVYLQVSITFDPFLYLPVPLPQKQKVLPVFYFAREPHSKPIKFLVSISKENSSASEVLDSLSQSVHVKPENLRLAEVIKNRFHRVFLPSHSLDTVSPSDTLLCFELLSPELAKERVVVLEVQQRPQVPSVPISKCAACQRKQQSEDEKLKRCTRCYRVGYCNQLCQKTHWPDHKGLCRPENIGYPFLVSVPASRLTYARLAQLLEGYARYSVSVFQPPFQPGRMALESQGPGCTTLLSTSSLEAGDSERDPIQPPELQLVTPVAEGDTGVPRAWTSPDRGPVPSTSGVSSEVLASGPIEVGSLPAGERMSRPEAAVPGYQHPSEAMNAHTPQFFIYKIDATNREQRLEDKGDTPLELGDDCSLALVWRNNERLQEFVLVASKELECAEDPGSAGEAARAGHFTLDQCLNLFTRPEVLAPEEAWYCPQCKQHREASKQLLLWRLPNVLIVQLKRFSFRSFIWRDKINDLVEFPVRNLDLSKFCIGQKEEQLPSYDLYAVINHYGGMIGGHYTACARLPNDRSSQRSDVGWRLFDDSTVTTVDESQVVTRYAYVLFYRRRNSPVERPPRAGHSEHHPDLGPAAESAASQASRIWQELEAEEEPVPEGPVPLGPWGPQDWVGPPPRGPTTSDEGCLRYFVLGTMAALVALVLNVFYPLVSQSPWR